The window GGAGTAGCGGGCTACCTGCTCGGCGATTTGCTGGCGCTCGTCTTCGTCAATGAACGCGCCCCGGGCCAATGCCGGCAGATACTCATCCAGAGTGAATTCCTCCACTTTGGGCAGAAGCTCGTAGAGATCCAGGGCCTGCAGATCCTCGCCCAGGGCCTCGTGATACCAGGCCGTGGCGGCAAAATAGGGCAGGCGGTTAGCCGCCTTCACCGGCCCGTCACGGTCGATGCCCATGTCGGTGGGCGAGACCAGGATCACACCGTTAAGGTACATCCACTGGCGGTTCTGAAGCTCCAGGGCCAGGCCGGCGACCCGCGTTGTGCCGTAGCTCTCGCCAATCAGGTACTTGGGCGAGTTCCAGCGTTCATGGCGGGTGACGAAGGTGTTGATCCATTCCGCCAGGTATTCAATATCCTGTTCGACGCCGAAGAAGCGTTCCTTCTGCTCCTCGCGGCTCAGCTTCTCGCCCTCCTCGTCGGGCACCACCCGGGAATACCCGGTATTGATCGGATTCACGAAGACGATATCGGCCACATCGAGCACCGAGTAGGGATTGTCCTTGATCCCATAGGGCTGCACCGGATAACCCTCATCGTCGATCTCCAGCACCCGCGGCCCGGTGTAAGCCACATGCATCCACACCGAGGCCGAGCCCGGCCCGCCATTGAAGGAAATCAGCAGAGGGCGACGGTCCCGATCACGTACATCGGTGCGCTGATAATAGGTGTAGAACAGCGTGGCAATCGGCTTTCCGTCCTCGTCCCACACCGGTTGGGTGCCGGTGGTGGCCGAGTAACGCACCCGCTGCCCTTCAATTCGCATGTCATGCTCGGTGACCACGGCATCATCAATCGCAATGCTGCGCTCACTGGCCAGTGCTGTCGCCGCCAGCAGAAGCAGAAGAACAGCACCCAGTCCTTGATTCAAGATCCGCATACTCACCTCATTTGCAATTGGAAATCACTGAAATCGGCGACCGCCAGCCGACAGGCATCCCGCCTTCGACCGTGTGCGTCGCATTCAGTTCTATGTTCGAGCTGCGCCACCCATCCCGTCATGGGTACCGCTGACCCCATTTACTGGGCCATCCGGAACCGGCACGACACAATTTGCGTGAGAATCCGCCTGGACAATTCAGCTATTCGGATGAACAAGGAAACCAAGGATGAAACGAATTTGCCTGATATTCCTCTTGCTCGCAATGACTGCAACCGCTCATGCGGCAGATCGGCGTTGGCAAGCGGCCATTGAAACAGCGGACCTGGAAGCGGCCCAGCAACTGCTCGCAGATGGCGTTGAAATGAATGTGCACATTCATGGTGTCGAGAGCCGGCATTCCGGTTCAGTTACCACGCCACTGAACTGGATTTTTGAGCAGCGCGATCTAGCCGGCACCTCCCTGCCCTGGACGATGATCG of the Natronospira bacteriovora genome contains:
- a CDS encoding S10 family peptidase, encoding MRILNQGLGAVLLLLLAATALASERSIAIDDAVVTEHDMRIEGQRVRYSATTGTQPVWDEDGKPIATLFYTYYQRTDVRDRDRRPLLISFNGGPGSASVWMHVAYTGPRVLEIDDEGYPVQPYGIKDNPYSVLDVADIVFVNPINTGYSRVVPDEEGEKLSREEQKERFFGVEQDIEYLAEWINTFVTRHERWNSPKYLIGESYGTTRVAGLALELQNRQWMYLNGVILVSPTDMGIDRDGPVKAANRLPYFAATAWYHEALGEDLQALDLYELLPKVEEFTLDEYLPALARGAFIDEDERQQIAEQVARYSGLSVESVLGSNLDIDLAFFWKDLLRERGRTVGRLDSRYLGIDRKNVGERPDYWAELTAWLHAFTPAINHYIRNELEYETDIKYNMFGPVHPWDRQNNRTGENLRQAMAQNPFLNVLFQAGYYDGATNYFDAKYSMWQLDPSGEMRDRLSFKGYRSGHMMYLRYDDLRQSNRDLREFILNSIPEEGEAARYE